A window of Streptomyces sp. DG1A-41 contains these coding sequences:
- a CDS encoding ABC transporter ATP-binding protein, whose protein sequence is MVYRRGKRAERTRVLDGVSFSVPARGLTAVVGPSGAGKTTMFQLIERFYPVDGGSVLLSGRNIEALPLDTVRGLVGYVQQDSAAMRGTVRENLTYAHPHAGDDAIREAVEMAGLSPEDRHIEPVLVSMAFPQEGDVTPAEAPSRLAA, encoded by the coding sequence ATCGTCTACCGGCGAGGGAAGCGGGCGGAGCGGACGCGGGTTCTCGACGGCGTCTCGTTCAGCGTGCCGGCGCGCGGGCTGACGGCGGTGGTCGGGCCTTCGGGCGCGGGCAAGACCACCATGTTCCAGCTGATCGAACGCTTCTACCCGGTGGACGGCGGCAGCGTTCTGCTCAGCGGGCGGAACATCGAGGCGCTGCCCCTCGACACGGTCCGCGGGCTGGTGGGCTACGTCCAGCAGGACAGCGCGGCCATGCGCGGCACCGTCCGGGAGAACCTGACCTACGCCCATCCCCACGCCGGCGACGACGCCATCCGGGAGGCGGTGGAGATGGCCGGCCTCAGCCCGGAAGACCGGCACATCGAACCCGTCCTCGTCTCCATGGCATTCCCTCAGGAGGGAGACGTCACCCCCGCCGAGGCGCCGTCCCGGCTGGCCGCATAG
- a CDS encoding YbjQ family protein, which translates to MGIDEYGGGQGPQPDVLVVTTNDVPGHRVREVLGEVFGLTVRSRHLGSQIGAGLKSMVGGELRGLTKTLVQTRNQAMERLVEQARARGANGVLAFRFDVTEAADVGTEVCAYGTAVVIELE; encoded by the coding sequence ATGGGCATCGATGAATACGGCGGTGGACAGGGCCCCCAGCCCGACGTCCTCGTCGTCACCACGAACGACGTACCCGGCCACCGCGTGCGGGAGGTGCTCGGCGAGGTCTTCGGCCTGACCGTCCGGTCCCGGCACCTGGGGAGCCAGATCGGCGCCGGGCTGAAGTCGATGGTCGGCGGTGAGCTGCGCGGTCTCACCAAGACGCTCGTGCAGACCCGCAACCAGGCCATGGAGCGACTCGTCGAACAGGCACGCGCGCGTGGTGCCAACGGTGTGCTCGCGTTCCGCTTCGACGTGACGGAGGCGGCGGACGTCGGCACGGAGGTGTGCGCGTACGGCACGGCCGTGGTGATCGAGCTCGAGTAA
- a CDS encoding VTT domain-containing protein → MTTLALGPEWLSPDYLISTFSLPGILLIVFAESGLFAFLPGDSLLFTAGLFVAEGTYITQPLWLVCTLIVIAAVVGDQVGYMIGKFLGPKLFNRPDSKLFKQENLEKAHEFMERYGPKAIVLARFVPIVRTFAPIVAGAGRMKYRTFFTYNIIGGIAWGTGVTVAGYWLGQIDFIKKNVESILILIVLLSIVPIIIEYLRDRSKRKRAASETPAAQPYPPVMDDATTQLRRITPDDQPHQQQPQQPPYGNQNGYNDQQYYGQYPQSPGYGHQQPYGTRQGGGGQPPYNGGY, encoded by the coding sequence GTGACCACGCTTGCGCTCGGCCCCGAGTGGCTCAGCCCGGACTACCTGATCTCGACGTTCAGCCTGCCCGGCATCCTGCTCATCGTCTTCGCGGAGTCCGGGCTCTTCGCGTTCCTGCCCGGCGACTCCCTGCTGTTCACGGCGGGTCTCTTCGTGGCCGAGGGCACCTACATCACACAGCCCCTGTGGCTGGTCTGCACGCTGATCGTGATCGCCGCCGTCGTCGGCGACCAAGTGGGCTACATGATCGGCAAATTCCTGGGCCCGAAGCTCTTCAACCGTCCCGACTCCAAGCTCTTCAAGCAGGAGAACCTGGAAAAAGCCCACGAGTTCATGGAGAGGTACGGCCCCAAGGCGATCGTCCTGGCCCGCTTCGTCCCGATCGTGCGCACCTTCGCCCCCATCGTGGCCGGTGCCGGCCGTATGAAGTACCGCACGTTCTTCACGTACAACATCATCGGCGGCATCGCCTGGGGCACGGGTGTCACGGTCGCCGGCTACTGGCTCGGCCAGATCGACTTCATCAAGAAGAACGTCGAGTCGATCCTCATCCTGATCGTCCTGCTCTCCATCGTCCCGATCATCATCGAGTACCTCCGCGACCGCTCCAAGAGGAAGCGCGCGGCGTCCGAGACCCCGGCGGCCCAGCCCTACCCCCCGGTCATGGACGACGCGACGACCCAGCTCCGCCGCATCACCCCGGACGACCAGCCCCACCAGCAGCAGCCGCAGCAGCCCCCGTACGGCAACCAGAACGGCTACAACGACCAGCAGTACTACGGCCAGTACCCCCAGAGCCCGGGCTACGGCCACCAGCAGCCGTACGGCACCCGGCAGGGCGGGGGCGGCCAGCCCCCTTACAACGGCGGCTACTGA
- a CDS encoding threonine/serine exporter family protein produces MTDAEDRKPKSDEARSMFLPPAGAAVDGDMSTTSEFAIPEGLAVPRVTGTESEATSEFALPEGLDVSQVPSAEPEGSAFTPPSTYSAKHAPSAFTPPSGIPVVSLTKDVPWQDRMRTMLRMPVAERPAPEPSQRGGDDSGPAVPRVLDLTLRIGELLLAGGEGAEDVEAAMFAVCRSYGLDRCEPNVTFTLLAISYQPSLVDDPVTASRTVRRRGTDYTRLAAVYQLVDDLSDDETAVSLEEAYRRLAEIRRNRHPYPGWALTGASGLLAGAASVLVGGDLIVFVAAALGAMLGDRLAWLCAGRGLPEFYQFTVAATPPAAIGVALTLSHVDVKASAVITGGLFALLPGRALVAGVQDGLTGFYITASARLLEVLYFFVGIVAGVLLVLYFGVQLGARLDPDAALGVSDDPVLLIGASMLLSLAFAVLLQQERSTVVWVTLNGGVAWTVYGAMHYAGDISPVASTAAAAGLVGLFGQLLSRYQFASALPYTTAAIGPLLPGSATYFGLLAIAQNKVDAGLVSLSKAVALAMAIAIGVNLGSEISRMFLRIGSAEKRRAAKRTRGF; encoded by the coding sequence GTGACGGACGCGGAGGACCGCAAGCCCAAGTCGGACGAGGCGAGGAGCATGTTCCTGCCTCCGGCGGGGGCCGCCGTCGACGGGGACATGTCGACGACGTCGGAGTTCGCGATCCCCGAGGGCCTCGCCGTCCCCAGGGTGACCGGTACGGAGTCCGAGGCGACGTCCGAGTTCGCCCTGCCGGAGGGGCTGGACGTCTCGCAGGTGCCCTCGGCGGAGCCGGAGGGGTCGGCGTTCACACCGCCGAGCACGTACAGCGCGAAGCACGCCCCGTCGGCGTTCACCCCGCCGAGCGGGATCCCCGTGGTCAGCCTGACCAAGGACGTGCCCTGGCAGGACCGGATGCGCACCATGCTGCGCATGCCGGTGGCGGAGCGGCCGGCGCCGGAGCCGAGCCAGCGCGGCGGCGACGACTCGGGGCCCGCCGTGCCGCGCGTGCTCGACCTGACGCTGCGTATCGGCGAGTTGCTGCTCGCGGGCGGTGAGGGCGCCGAGGACGTGGAGGCGGCCATGTTCGCCGTCTGCCGGTCGTACGGCCTGGACCGATGCGAGCCCAACGTCACCTTCACGCTGCTGGCGATCTCGTACCAGCCGTCGCTCGTCGACGACCCGGTCACGGCGTCGCGGACCGTGCGCCGCAGAGGCACCGACTACACGCGGCTGGCGGCCGTGTACCAGCTGGTGGACGATCTCAGCGACGACGAGACGGCGGTCTCCCTGGAGGAGGCCTACCGGCGGCTCGCCGAGATCCGCCGTAACCGGCACCCCTACCCCGGCTGGGCGCTGACCGGCGCGAGCGGTCTGCTGGCGGGTGCGGCCTCCGTGCTCGTCGGCGGTGATCTGATCGTGTTCGTCGCGGCCGCGCTGGGCGCGATGCTCGGCGACCGGCTGGCGTGGCTGTGCGCGGGGCGCGGGCTGCCGGAGTTCTACCAGTTCACGGTGGCCGCGACGCCGCCGGCCGCGATCGGGGTCGCGCTGACGCTCAGCCATGTGGATGTGAAGGCCTCCGCGGTGATCACCGGTGGGCTGTTCGCGCTGCTGCCCGGGCGGGCGCTGGTGGCTGGGGTGCAGGACGGGCTGACCGGCTTCTACATCACCGCGTCGGCGCGGCTGCTGGAGGTCCTGTACTTCTTCGTGGGCATCGTCGCGGGTGTACTGCTGGTGCTGTACTTCGGCGTGCAGCTGGGGGCCCGGCTGGACCCGGACGCGGCGCTCGGGGTCTCCGACGATCCGGTGCTGCTGATCGGCGCGTCGATGCTGTTGTCGCTGGCCTTCGCGGTGCTGCTTCAGCAGGAACGATCCACCGTGGTGTGGGTGACGCTGAACGGGGGTGTCGCGTGGACCGTGTACGGCGCGATGCACTATGCGGGGGACATCTCGCCGGTGGCGTCCACGGCGGCGGCGGCGGGGCTGGTGGGGTTGTTCGGGCAGCTGTTGTCCCGGTATCAGTTCGCTTCGGCCCTGCCGTACACGACCGCGGCGATCGGGCCGTTGCTGCCGGGTTCCGCGACGTACTTCGGGCTGCTGGCGATCGCGCAGAACAAGGTGGACGCGGGGCTGGTGTCGCTGTCCAAGGCGGTGGCTCTGGCCATGGCGATCGCCATCGGGGTGAATCTGGGGTCCGAGATCTCGCGGATGTTCCTGCGGATCGGGTCTGCGGAGAAGCGACGGGCCGCCAAGCGGACCAGGGGGTTCTAG
- a CDS encoding inorganic diphosphatase, producing MEFDVTIEIPKGSRNKYEVDHETGRIRLDRRLFTSTAYPTDYGFVENTLGEDGDPLDALVILDEPTFPGCLIKCRAIGMFRMTDEAGGDDKLLCVPATDPRVEHLRDIHHVSEFDRLEIQHFFEVYKDLEPGKSVEGANWVGRTDAEVEIERSYKRFKEQGGH from the coding sequence GTGGAGTTCGACGTCACGATCGAGATTCCGAAGGGTTCGCGCAACAAGTACGAGGTGGACCACGAGACCGGTCGTATCCGCCTGGACCGGCGACTCTTCACCTCGACCGCCTACCCGACCGACTACGGCTTCGTCGAGAACACCCTCGGCGAGGACGGCGACCCGCTGGACGCGCTGGTCATCCTGGACGAGCCGACCTTCCCGGGCTGCCTCATCAAGTGCCGGGCGATCGGCATGTTCCGGATGACGGACGAGGCCGGTGGCGACGACAAGCTGCTGTGCGTGCCGGCGACGGACCCGCGTGTGGAGCACCTGCGGGACATCCACCACGTGTCGGAGTTCGACCGCCTGGAGATCCAGCACTTCTTCGAGGTCTACAAGGACCTGGAGCCGGGCAAGTCCGTCGAAGGCGCCAACTGGGTGGGCCGTACGGACGCCGAGGTTGAGATCGAGCGGTCCTACAAGCGCTTCAAGGAGCAGGGCGGTCACTGA
- a CDS encoding zinc-dependent metalloprotease, which produces MTSIGGASTGMVDWNLAVATATRLVRPGPDVSADEARAVVAELRRHAKSSEGHVRGFTRLGTEEGHDTPVLVVDRPGWIRANVAGFRELLKPLLDKMQDRRGDTPGGTVMSAVGGKVTGVELGMLLSFLASRVLGQYETFAPATRQFPAGGPDAPNGGGRLLLVAPNIVHVERELDVDPHDFRLWVCLHEETHRTQFTAVPWLRDHLEGEIQSFLGETDVDPMTVLERVREAAQSLAGGRPEAEEDDGGRSFVEIVQTPAQREILARLTAVMSLLEGHADFVMDGVGPDVVPSVGEIREKFQQRRAKGASRLDLALRKLLGLDAKLRQYRDGERFVRAVVDEVGMDGFNRVWTSPNTLPTKTEIAKPADWIARVHRRAE; this is translated from the coding sequence ATGACGAGCATCGGTGGTGCTTCAACCGGCATGGTCGACTGGAATCTCGCGGTCGCGACCGCGACCCGGCTCGTACGGCCGGGCCCCGACGTCAGCGCCGACGAGGCCCGGGCCGTCGTCGCGGAGCTGCGCCGGCATGCCAAGTCCTCGGAGGGACACGTCCGGGGCTTCACTCGTCTGGGCACGGAGGAGGGCCACGACACCCCCGTCCTGGTCGTCGACCGCCCGGGCTGGATCCGGGCGAACGTCGCCGGCTTCCGGGAACTCCTCAAGCCCCTGCTCGACAAGATGCAGGACCGGCGCGGCGACACCCCCGGCGGCACGGTCATGAGCGCCGTCGGCGGCAAGGTCACCGGCGTGGAGCTGGGCATGCTCCTGTCCTTCCTGGCCTCCCGCGTCCTCGGCCAGTACGAGACCTTCGCCCCGGCCACGCGCCAGTTCCCGGCCGGGGGCCCTGACGCACCGAACGGCGGCGGCCGGCTCCTGCTCGTCGCCCCGAACATCGTGCACGTGGAGCGCGAACTCGACGTCGACCCGCACGACTTCAGGCTCTGGGTGTGCCTGCACGAGGAGACGCACCGCACGCAGTTCACGGCCGTGCCCTGGCTGCGCGACCACCTCGAGGGCGAAATCCAGTCGTTCCTGGGTGAGACCGACGTCGACCCCATGACCGTCCTGGAACGCGTACGCGAAGCCGCCCAGAGCCTCGCCGGAGGCCGCCCCGAGGCCGAGGAGGACGACGGCGGGCGCTCCTTCGTCGAGATCGTGCAGACCCCTGCCCAGCGCGAGATCCTCGCCCGCCTCACGGCCGTGATGTCCCTGCTGGAGGGCCACGCCGACTTCGTGATGGACGGCGTCGGACCGGACGTCGTACCGAGCGTCGGGGAGATCCGCGAGAAGTTCCAGCAGCGCCGCGCCAAGGGCGCCTCCCGCCTGGACCTGGCCCTGCGCAAGCTGCTCGGCCTGGACGCCAAGCTCCGGCAGTACCGGGACGGCGAGCGCTTCGTACGGGCCGTCGTCGACGAGGTCGGCATGGACGGCTTCAACCGCGTGTGGACGTCGCCCAACACCCTCCCCACCAAGACGGAGATCGCCAAACCGGCGGACTGGATCGCGCGGGTGCATCGGAGGGCCGAGTAG
- the hpt gene encoding hypoxanthine phosphoribosyltransferase: MRVDAKDMGADLQQVLITKEEIDAKLAELAAKIDAEYAGKDLLIVGVLKGAVMVMADLARALSTPLTMDWMAVSSYGAGTQSSGVVRILKDLDTDIKGKHVLIVEDIIDSGLTLSWLISNLGSREPASLKVCTLLRKPEAAKVAIDVEWVGFDIPNEFVVGYGLDYAEKYRNLPFVGTLAPHVYGG, from the coding sequence ATGCGGGTGGACGCGAAAGACATGGGTGCCGACCTTCAGCAGGTACTCATCACCAAGGAAGAGATCGACGCCAAGCTGGCCGAGCTGGCCGCGAAGATCGACGCGGAGTACGCGGGCAAGGACCTGCTGATCGTCGGCGTCCTCAAGGGCGCGGTGATGGTCATGGCCGATCTCGCCCGGGCGCTGTCCACCCCGCTCACCATGGACTGGATGGCCGTATCCTCGTACGGGGCGGGCACCCAGTCCTCCGGTGTGGTGCGGATCCTCAAGGACCTCGACACCGACATCAAGGGCAAGCACGTCCTCATCGTGGAGGACATCATCGACTCCGGCCTGACCCTGTCCTGGCTGATCTCCAACCTCGGCTCGCGCGAGCCCGCCTCCCTCAAGGTGTGCACGCTGCTGCGCAAGCCCGAGGCCGCGAAGGTCGCCATCGACGTGGAATGGGTCGGGTTCGACATCCCCAACGAGTTCGTCGTCGGCTACGGCCTCGACTACGCCGAGAAGTACCGCAACCTCCCGTTCGTCGGTACGCTCGCGCCCCACGTGTACGGCGGCTGA
- the ftsH gene encoding ATP-dependent zinc metalloprotease FtsH has translation MDVKRYFRGPVMWIVLAVLAVVVLMQVVGSSGGYKTVDTGQVVQAINQNKVESAKLTTGDDETIKVTLKKGVKVEGSSKIQASYIGNQGEEIASTLQNKFQSEQIPDGYTVSPSKQNPFIGMLISFLLPLILIVVLFLFLMNQMQGGGSRVMNFGKSKAKLITKDTPKTTFSDVAGSDEAVEELHEIKEFLQEPAKFQAVGAKIPKGVLLYGPPGTGKTLLARAVAGEAGVPFYSISGSDFVEMFVGVGASRVRDLFEQAKANAPAIVFVDEIDAVGRHRGAGLGGGHDEREQTLNQLLVEMDGFDVKGGVILIAATNRPDILDPALLRPGRFDRQIAVDRPDMQGRLEILKVHQKGKPVAPDVDLSAVARRTPGMTGADLANVLNEAALLTARSDRKLIDNHMLDEAIDRVVAGPQKRTRIMSDKEKKITAYHEGGHALVAAASPNSDPVHKITILSRGRALGYTMVLPDEDKYSTTRNEMLDQLAYMLGGRAAEELVFHDPTTGAANDIEKATGLARAMVTQYGMTERLGAIKFGGDNTEPFLGREMSHQRDYSEEVAALVDEEVKKLIETAHNEAWEILVENRDVLDNLVLALLEKETLGKEEIAEIFAPIVKRPPRPAWTGSSRRTPSTRPPVLSPKELALTNGANGATPAITTAKSTAADPAPAPERTPEERPES, from the coding sequence ATGGACGTGAAGCGATACTTCCGTGGGCCGGTCATGTGGATCGTGCTGGCCGTCCTTGCCGTGGTCGTGTTGATGCAGGTCGTCGGCTCGTCCGGCGGCTACAAGACGGTGGACACCGGCCAGGTCGTCCAGGCGATCAACCAGAACAAGGTGGAGTCGGCCAAGCTCACCACCGGCGATGACGAGACCATCAAGGTCACGCTCAAGAAGGGCGTAAAGGTCGAGGGCAGCTCGAAGATCCAGGCGAGCTACATCGGCAACCAGGGCGAGGAGATCGCCAGCACGCTGCAGAACAAGTTCCAGAGCGAGCAGATCCCGGACGGCTACACGGTCTCGCCGTCCAAGCAGAACCCGTTCATCGGGATGCTGATCTCTTTCCTGCTTCCCTTGATTCTCATCGTGGTCCTCTTCCTGTTCCTGATGAATCAGATGCAGGGCGGCGGCTCCCGCGTCATGAACTTCGGGAAGTCCAAGGCCAAGCTCATCACCAAGGACACCCCGAAGACGACGTTCTCGGACGTCGCCGGGTCGGACGAGGCCGTCGAGGAGCTCCACGAGATCAAGGAGTTCCTCCAGGAGCCGGCCAAGTTCCAGGCCGTCGGCGCCAAGATCCCCAAGGGCGTTCTGCTCTACGGGCCTCCCGGTACCGGCAAGACCCTGCTCGCGCGTGCCGTCGCGGGCGAGGCCGGGGTGCCGTTCTACTCGATCTCCGGTTCCGACTTCGTCGAGATGTTCGTCGGTGTCGGCGCCTCTCGGGTGCGTGACCTGTTCGAGCAGGCCAAGGCGAACGCCCCGGCGATCGTCTTCGTCGACGAGATCGACGCGGTCGGCCGTCATCGCGGCGCCGGCCTCGGCGGTGGTCACGACGAGCGCGAGCAGACGCTGAACCAGCTGCTCGTCGAGATGGACGGCTTCGACGTCAAGGGCGGCGTGATCCTCATCGCCGCGACGAACCGGCCCGACATCCTCGACCCGGCGCTGCTGCGCCCCGGCCGCTTCGACCGGCAGATCGCCGTCGACCGCCCGGACATGCAGGGCCGTCTGGAGATCCTCAAGGTTCACCAGAAGGGCAAGCCGGTCGCCCCGGATGTCGACCTGTCGGCCGTCGCCCGCCGTACGCCCGGTATGACGGGTGCCGATCTGGCCAACGTGCTGAACGAGGCCGCCCTGCTGACGGCCCGCAGCGACCGGAAGCTGATCGACAACCACATGCTGGACGAGGCGATCGACCGTGTGGTCGCGGGCCCGCAGAAGCGGACCCGGATCATGTCGGACAAGGAGAAGAAGATCACCGCGTACCACGAGGGCGGCCACGCCCTGGTCGCGGCGGCCTCGCCGAACTCCGATCCCGTCCACAAGATCACGATCCTGTCGAGAGGCCGCGCCCTCGGCTACACGATGGTGCTGCCGGACGAGGACAAGTACTCGACCACGCGCAACGAGATGCTGGACCAGCTGGCCTACATGCTGGGCGGCCGCGCGGCCGAGGAGCTCGTCTTCCACGACCCGACGACGGGTGCCGCCAACGACATCGAGAAGGCCACGGGCCTGGCCCGGGCGATGGTCACGCAGTACGGCATGACCGAGCGTCTCGGCGCGATCAAGTTCGGCGGTGACAACACCGAGCCGTTCCTCGGACGTGAGATGTCTCACCAGCGCGACTACTCGGAAGAGGTCGCGGCGCTGGTCGACGAAGAGGTCAAGAAGCTCATCGAGACCGCGCACAACGAGGCGTGGGAGATCCTGGTCGAGAATCGCGACGTGCTGGACAACCTGGTCCTGGCGCTCCTGGAGAAGGAGACGCTGGGCAAGGAGGAGATCGCCGAGATCTTCGCCCCGATCGTCAAGCGCCCGCCGCGGCCTGCCTGGACGGGGTCCTCCCGCCGTACGCCGTCCACCCGTCCGCCGGTCCTCTCCCCCAAGGAGCTGGCCCTGACGAACGGGGCGAACGGCGCGACGCCGGCCATCACCACCGCGAAGAGCACCGCGGCGGACCCCGCCCCGGCGCCCGAGCGAACCCCGGAGGAACGCCCCGAGAGCTGA
- the folE gene encoding GTP cyclohydrolase I FolE has protein sequence MTDPVTLDGEGQIGEFDEKRAENAVRELLIAVGEDPDREGLRETPARVARAYKEIFAGLWQKPEDVLTTTFDIGHDEMVLVKDIEVYSTCEHHLVPFRGVAHVGYIPATNGKITGLSKLARLVDVYARRPQVQERLTTQIADSLMEILEPRGVIVVVECEHMCMSMRGIRKPGAKTLTSAVRGQLRDAATRNEAMSLIMAR, from the coding sequence ATGACCGACCCCGTGACGCTGGACGGCGAGGGCCAGATCGGCGAGTTCGACGAGAAGCGGGCCGAGAACGCCGTACGCGAACTGCTGATCGCGGTCGGCGAGGACCCTGACCGGGAGGGGCTTCGGGAGACTCCGGCGCGGGTGGCGCGAGCGTACAAGGAGATATTCGCGGGGCTGTGGCAGAAGCCCGAGGACGTGCTGACCACGACGTTCGACATAGGTCATGACGAGATGGTCCTCGTGAAGGACATTGAGGTGTACTCGACATGTGAGCACCATCTGGTGCCGTTCCGGGGCGTCGCCCACGTCGGGTACATCCCCGCGACCAACGGAAAGATCACCGGACTGTCCAAGCTGGCCCGGCTCGTGGACGTCTACGCCCGGCGTCCGCAGGTGCAGGAACGACTCACCACGCAGATCGCTGACTCGCTGATGGAGATTCTGGAGCCGCGCGGGGTCATCGTGGTCGTGGAGTGCGAGCACATGTGCATGTCGATGCGGGGGATCCGCAAGCCCGGCGCGAAGACGCTGACGTCGGCCGTGCGGGGCCAGCTGCGGGACGCGGCGACACGGAACGAGGCGATGAGCCTCATCATGGCGCGCTGA
- a CDS encoding DUF3180 domain-containing protein, protein MKELRIRVLAGVFVVAGVLSWAGARLWNSVGTLPSVPLAAPIVLTLIAVVLLATALSLRARLKAQRDRQPDAKGVDPMMAARAVVFGQASALVAALVSGMYGGTGVFLLESLDNPARRDQAISAGFSVLAGIGVIAAAIFLERVCKLPEDDEHDGTGAAPTV, encoded by the coding sequence GTGAAAGAGCTGCGCATCAGGGTGCTGGCCGGCGTCTTCGTCGTGGCAGGGGTGCTGTCCTGGGCGGGCGCCCGCCTGTGGAACTCGGTCGGGACACTGCCGAGCGTGCCCCTGGCCGCCCCCATCGTGCTGACCCTGATCGCCGTGGTCCTGCTGGCCACGGCGCTCTCGCTCCGCGCCCGTCTGAAAGCCCAGCGCGACCGGCAGCCCGACGCCAAGGGCGTCGATCCCATGATGGCGGCCCGCGCGGTCGTCTTCGGCCAGGCCAGCGCCCTGGTCGCCGCCCTCGTCTCCGGGATGTACGGCGGCACCGGCGTCTTCCTGCTGGAGTCCCTCGACAACCCCGCCCGCCGCGACCAGGCCATCTCCGCCGGCTTCTCGGTCCTCGCGGGCATCGGCGTCATCGCGGCCGCCATCTTCCTGGAGCGCGTCTGCAAGCTCCCGGAGGACGACGAGCACGACGGCACGGGGGCGGCGCCGACCGTGTGA
- the folK gene encoding 2-amino-4-hydroxy-6-hydroxymethyldihydropteridine diphosphokinase, protein MTAPFLKGPSDPTVQPVPASVVEKVDAADTTLSNPKRAVVALGSNLGNRLETLQGAIDALGDTPGVRIKAVSPVYETEPWGVEPGSQPAYFNAVVVLKTTLPPSSLLERAHAVEEAFHRIRDERWGPRTLDVDIVSYADVVSDDPQLTLPHPRAHERAFVLAPWHDLDPEAQLPGRGPVAGLLDSVTREGVAPRTDLELRLPE, encoded by the coding sequence ATGACTGCACCCTTCCTCAAGGGTCCCAGCGACCCGACCGTACAGCCGGTACCCGCCTCCGTCGTCGAGAAGGTCGACGCCGCCGACACCACGCTCAGCAATCCGAAACGGGCCGTGGTCGCCCTCGGCTCCAACCTCGGCAACCGCCTGGAGACCCTCCAGGGAGCCATCGACGCCCTGGGGGACACCCCGGGTGTCCGCATCAAGGCCGTCTCCCCGGTCTACGAGACCGAGCCCTGGGGCGTGGAGCCCGGCAGCCAGCCCGCCTACTTCAACGCGGTCGTCGTCCTGAAGACCACCCTGCCGCCGTCCTCGCTGCTGGAGCGCGCGCACGCGGTCGAGGAGGCCTTCCACCGCATCCGGGACGAGCGCTGGGGCCCCCGCACCCTGGACGTCGACATCGTCTCCTACGCCGACGTCGTCTCCGACGACCCGCAGCTCACCCTCCCCCACCCCCGCGCCCACGAGCGCGCCTTCGTCCTGGCCCCCTGGCACGACCTGGACCCCGAGGCGCAGCTGCCCGGCCGCGGCCCGGTCGCCGGCCTGCTGGACTCCGTCACCCGCGAAGGCGTGGCGCCCCGCACGGACCTGGAACTCCGGCTGCCCGAGTAG
- the folB gene encoding dihydroneopterin aldolase — protein MDRVALRGLKARGHHGVFPREREEGQTFIVDLVLGLDTRPAAADDDLAKTVHYGIVAEEVVAVVKGEPVNLIETLAERIAQVCLKHDGVRQVEVCVHKPDAPITVPFDDVTVTITRSRV, from the coding sequence GTGGATCGTGTCGCGCTGCGCGGCCTGAAGGCCCGCGGGCATCACGGGGTGTTCCCGAGGGAACGCGAGGAGGGCCAGACCTTCATCGTGGACCTCGTCCTCGGCCTGGACACCCGGCCGGCCGCGGCCGACGACGACCTGGCGAAGACCGTGCACTACGGCATCGTGGCCGAGGAGGTCGTGGCCGTCGTCAAGGGCGAGCCCGTCAACCTCATCGAGACGCTCGCCGAGCGCATCGCCCAGGTATGTCTGAAGCACGACGGGGTCCGGCAGGTCGAGGTGTGCGTCCACAAGCCGGACGCCCCGATCACGGTCCCCTTCGACGACGTGACCGTCACCATCACCCGGAGCCGAGTATGA